A region from the Lolium perenne isolate Kyuss_39 chromosome 4, Kyuss_2.0, whole genome shotgun sequence genome encodes:
- the LOC127348433 gene encoding two-component response regulator ORR41-like, protein MDRRRIRVLLVEDEEIHRVVARAVLRAAGVEVEEAENGAEAVRRVRESGAGGGSGAYNLIFTDKQMPVMDGHEATRQIRAMGVATPIVAVSSDSLPPDVQAFITAGANDFTPKPLTKEKLGHILAKFGLA, encoded by the exons ATGGATCGGAGGAGGATCAGAGTGCTCCTCGTGGAGGACGAGGAGATCCACAGG GTTGTGGCAAGAGCGGTGCTGAGGGCAGCCGGCGTCGAGGTGGAGGAGGCGGAGAACGGCGCCGAGGCGGTGCGGCGCGTGCGGGagagcggcgccggcggcggcagcggcgcgtACAACCTCATCTTCACGGACAAACAGATGCCGGTCATGGACGGCCACGAG GCGACGAGGCAGATCCGGGCCATGGGGGTGGCGACGCCGATCGTCGCCGTGTCCAGCGACAGCCTCCCGCCGGACGTCCAGGCGTTCATCACCGCCGGCGCCAACGACTTCACCCCCAAG CCGCTGACGAAGGAGAAGCTGGGCCACATTCTCGCGAAGTTCGGGCTTGCATAA